ATTCGTAATTCGTAATGACGCTCGAACGAGAGCAGCGTGTCGCAGATAACACTCGCTTTCTCGTGTCGCTAACTCCTAACTCCTAACTCCTAACTCTTATGCCGACAATGATTTGGATGGAATCTATTACCAAAACCTATTACTTGGGAGAAGTTAGCGTTCCAATTCTTAAGGGAATTGAACTTTCTATTGAGGAAGGGGAATATGTCTCGATTATGGGTGCATCAGGTTCGGGGAAATCTACACTCATGAATATTTTGGGATGTCTGGATCGTCCGACAACTGGAGACTATATTTTTGAAGGCAGAAACCTGACGACTTATGATGATGATGAATTAGCCTATATCCGCAACCAAAGAATAGGTTTTGTTTTCCAACAATTTAACCTCTTGGCGCGGGCAACAGCACTAGAAAATGTGATGTTACCAATGGTTTACGCTAACTTACCTAAGTCAAAACGCCGTCAAAGAGCATTAGAAGCCTTGGAAAAGGTAGGATTAGAGGGACGCATATCTAACCGTCCTAGTCAACTATCTGGGGGACAACAACAACGGGTAGCGATCGCTCGCGCTTTGGTTAACCGACCTGCATTAGTTTTGGCAGATGAGCCAACAGGAGCTTTAGATACTGAAACTTCTCGTGAGGTGATGAATTTGCTGACAGAACTTAATGACCAAGGGATCACAATTGTGATTGTCACTCATGAACCAGATATCGCTGCTCAAACCAAAAGAATAATTCGAGTTCAGGATGGCTTGATTGTAGGCTAATTTGTTAATATCAACCTTTAGGGAGGGAATTTAAAATTTAAATCTCTGTAGGTCAATCAGGATGAAAACTTTTGATTGTTTCCTCAAAGAACCCTAATTAATGACTATATCTAGATTATGAATTTTAGCTTATTCTTCGTGCATTCTACCTGGGTTAGCGTAGCATTGGCGGTAGCCTTGCCGTCAGGCATCGCTATTTTTTTTCCAACTTCAGCAGGTGCAGCAACTCCCCCAAAACCTCAGAATCCCTCAAGTTCTGTATCGGTTCCCGATTACCTCAACCCTAATCCCAATCCTCTGCAATTTCCTACCAAACCAGAAGAGGTAAAGATTCAGGCAACTGTACCAATCAGTTTGGCACAAGCTTTAGAACTAGCACAACGCAACAATCGAGACTTACAGGTAGCCATATTACAGCTAGAAGGCAGTCGTTCTGCTCTACGCCAATCTCAAGCTGCCTTATTACCTACTCTGGGAATCAACGGTAGTGTGACTAACACTGGTAATGGTTTTACTAGCAGTTCGTCTCCAGCCAGCACGTCCTTTAATGGTTCAGCACAACTGAATTATAATCTCTATACCTCCGGTAATCGCCAAGCAACAATCCAAGCAGCTGAAGAACAAGTCCATGTGGATGAATTTAATGTGGAAACTCAGTCTTTGACAGTTAGGTTGAATGCCACAACTCAGTACTACAATTTGCAACAAGCAGATGAACAAGTAAGAATTAATCAGTCTGCTGTGGAAAATGCCCAGGCTAGTTTACGG
This Nostoc sp. KVJ3 DNA region includes the following protein-coding sequences:
- a CDS encoding ABC transporter ATP-binding protein yields the protein MPTMIWMESITKTYYLGEVSVPILKGIELSIEEGEYVSIMGASGSGKSTLMNILGCLDRPTTGDYIFEGRNLTTYDDDELAYIRNQRIGFVFQQFNLLARATALENVMLPMVYANLPKSKRRQRALEALEKVGLEGRISNRPSQLSGGQQQRVAIARALVNRPALVLADEPTGALDTETSREVMNLLTELNDQGITIVIVTHEPDIAAQTKRIIRVQDGLIVG